The bacterium genome window below encodes:
- a CDS encoding glycosyltransferase family 4 protein has product MKFQVVVASSYWSLSGVNIFSENLVRGLRRIGVDAHLLLTEQHSNLVTIGDSLMPLPSDIPVEFLPVKPNEQWGSHWGAMIRYLEDRAPCVYVPNADWRHSCICPRLSRRVSVVGVVHSDDPLHYDHVRRLGDYWDAVATVSKTVAQKTAKVNDSVKHRIVTIPIGVESAKNYPERDFSKPRPLRLIYHGLLIQRQKRIFDLPRILEALQRAQVPFEMTIAGAGEQQDQLLNDCKSFVEDGTLHFLGLVPHSEMLKILEEQDVFLMTSEFEGMPNALLEAMGRGCVPVVTDIHSGIPELIRHESNGYLVTVGDIRAFAEHLTCLQQNSDLLEKMSRSAYRTIESGPFNVTHMAKEYHALFRRVLVKSKFHLYRRPVGPMVSPPASVDGVNIFPVKYYKKVKGVGQFLSDWDWDDFRRTMYLMGESHKPEWRKTLPRFQVIAAVPGTNLSGIPVFSQNLVAGLNERGIQSRVLLTEPDYNFPFEVPVDRLALESSDSLGARWGSMIQYLEHAATCVYIPNNDWRNACVVPKLSNNISVVGIAHKDDAEYYENVTRYGRYWNAIVAVSRKIAASIREQNPNLANRIITISYGTSIPPALPVREWRNGQKLRIVYHGSLLQTQKRILDLPRILERLNHQGTSAELIVAGNGPDIESFVEASKVLIEKGWIRFLGALPHKEVLPLLEQQDVFLMTSEFEGMPQALLEAMGRGCIPVVSEVASGIPELIKNGVNGFTAPVGDIDTFVERLAGLSRELGLRQTMSQRAYETIRDGPFQTKDMIKDYVELFQTTLYDAKYKFYRRPRGTIFAPEFHAASSSYKVPRVGVFPSRADYEDFYNRVWIGTENKHFHWLKRYRRKTRNLYWRETRRFRSSFHDVQNAFSKISESLQRDRTRFSESFTESKRLLRKRVKKARRLGFSRELLNALKSKGRSLRHRRHKSRARK; this is encoded by the coding sequence ATGAAGTTTCAAGTTGTAGTCGCTTCGAGTTATTGGAGCCTCAGTGGCGTTAATATTTTTTCTGAAAACCTGGTCAGAGGCTTGAGAAGAATTGGGGTCGACGCCCATCTTTTACTGACCGAGCAGCACTCAAATCTTGTCACGATCGGCGATTCGCTGATGCCCCTGCCCTCCGATATTCCCGTTGAGTTTCTTCCCGTAAAGCCGAATGAACAATGGGGATCTCATTGGGGAGCCATGATTCGATACCTTGAGGACCGCGCTCCCTGCGTTTACGTCCCGAATGCCGATTGGCGCCATTCGTGCATCTGTCCAAGATTATCCAGGCGTGTGTCGGTTGTTGGTGTTGTGCACAGCGATGATCCATTGCATTACGACCATGTTAGAAGACTCGGCGATTACTGGGATGCAGTTGCCACTGTGAGCAAAACGGTCGCGCAAAAAACCGCAAAAGTTAACGATTCGGTCAAGCACCGCATTGTGACCATTCCGATCGGAGTGGAGAGTGCTAAGAATTACCCTGAACGGGATTTTTCAAAACCTCGACCTTTGAGACTCATCTACCATGGCCTGCTGATACAAAGACAAAAAAGGATTTTTGATTTACCGCGCATCCTGGAAGCGTTACAGCGCGCTCAAGTGCCATTCGAAATGACAATCGCAGGAGCCGGCGAACAGCAGGACCAATTGTTGAATGATTGCAAGAGTTTTGTAGAAGACGGTACTTTGCATTTTTTAGGTTTGGTGCCCCACAGCGAGATGCTAAAGATTCTGGAGGAACAGGATGTTTTTCTAATGACTTCAGAATTTGAAGGAATGCCCAATGCATTGCTGGAAGCAATGGGACGGGGATGCGTGCCTGTTGTAACAGATATCCACAGTGGTATTCCAGAACTGATCAGGCACGAATCGAACGGATATCTGGTAACTGTTGGAGATATCCGGGCTTTTGCGGAGCATCTCACCTGCTTGCAACAGAATTCCGATTTGTTGGAGAAGATGTCCCGGAGTGCCTATCGAACGATTGAATCGGGACCCTTTAATGTGACTCACATGGCGAAGGAATATCACGCGCTTTTCCGCCGCGTTCTCGTGAAATCAAAATTTCATCTGTACAGAAGGCCGGTGGGACCGATGGTAAGCCCTCCCGCAAGCGTTGATGGCGTTAACATTTTTCCGGTGAAGTACTACAAGAAAGTGAAAGGTGTTGGACAATTCCTATCCGATTGGGACTGGGATGATTTTCGTCGCACGATGTATTTGATGGGAGAAAGTCACAAACCAGAATGGAGAAAGACTCTCCCGCGGTTTCAGGTCATCGCAGCGGTTCCCGGCACAAACCTGTCCGGGATCCCCGTCTTTTCTCAAAATCTTGTAGCCGGTTTGAATGAAAGGGGAATTCAATCCAGGGTCCTTTTGACTGAGCCTGATTACAATTTTCCTTTCGAAGTTCCTGTGGATCGTCTTGCGCTCGAATCCTCTGATTCTCTGGGCGCTCGATGGGGATCCATGATTCAGTATCTGGAGCATGCGGCTACATGCGTTTACATTCCTAACAATGATTGGCGCAATGCTTGCGTAGTTCCAAAATTATCCAACAACATTTCTGTGGTTGGAATTGCGCACAAAGACGACGCTGAATACTACGAGAATGTCACGCGTTACGGACGCTACTGGAATGCAATCGTTGCAGTAAGCCGCAAAATCGCAGCAAGCATTCGAGAACAGAATCCGAATCTTGCAAACAGAATCATTACTATATCCTACGGTACGTCCATTCCGCCAGCTCTGCCGGTTCGAGAATGGAGGAACGGACAGAAACTGAGGATTGTTTATCATGGAAGTCTTTTGCAAACACAAAAACGGATTCTGGATCTTCCCCGGATCTTGGAACGACTCAATCATCAAGGGACCTCGGCCGAATTGATTGTGGCGGGGAACGGTCCCGATATAGAAAGTTTCGTGGAAGCATCGAAAGTTCTAATTGAAAAAGGATGGATACGATTTCTGGGCGCGCTTCCTCACAAAGAAGTGTTACCGCTTCTTGAACAGCAGGATGTGTTTCTGATGACTTCCGAGTTTGAAGGGATGCCACAGGCTCTCCTGGAAGCGATGGGGCGCGGATGCATTCCAGTTGTAAGTGAAGTTGCTTCCGGTATTCCCGAACTGATCAAGAATGGAGTGAACGGTTTTACAGCGCCTGTTGGCGACATTGATACGTTTGTAGAACGTCTTGCCGGTTTAAGCAGAGAACTCGGTTTACGACAGACGATGTCACAAAGGGCTTATGAGACGATCAGGGATGGTCCGTTTCAGACCAAAGACATGATCAAGGATTACGTCGAATTATTCCAGACTACTCTGTATGATGCAAAGTATAAATTCTACCGGCGTCCTCGCGGGACCATTTTCGCGCCTGAATTTCACGCTGCATCATCATCCTATAAAGTTCCGCGGGTTGGAGTATTTCCGTCCCGCGCTGACTATGAGGATTTTTATAACCGCGTTTGGATTGGAACAGAAAACAAACATTTTCACTGGCTGAAAAGATATAGGAGAAAAACAAGAAATCTATATTGGAGAGAAACTCGTAGATTCCGGAGTTCATTTCACGACGTTCAAAATGCATTTTCCAAAATAAGCGAATCGCTGCAAAGAGATAGAACCCGCTTTAGCGAATCGTTCACCGAGTCCAAACGGCTGCTGAGAAAGCGGGTCAAGAAGGCGAGACGTCTCGGTTTCAGCCGGGAACTCTTGAATGCTTTGAAGTCAAAAGGCAGATCCCTTCGCCATCGCCGGCACAAATCTCGCGCGCGCAAATAG
- a CDS encoding sulfatase-like hydrolase/transferase, giving the protein MNGRNTVLILLAIIAAVFLFLMNLSPSSRDLEFLPQKSPRSPRFVLLYATCSLNKDLLAPYNGSVRYTPNLKSFAKGSTVFLKHESESGFSGAGYAGLFSGTYMYRHGVYYHPQTLADSNYLIAEAFQKNSYETFFWNAHTLASAELNFAQGVLSRNVIHHDPRIGALTATDQRFMTILRRLRSRKTYNAFLQVNFSMTHAPYSENSSIAVTTSFCAEFPEECSGVSREDLIRYVPIYAKNHMDLQLQFAATIKSLGLAPAEVKKLIDVVRVTYESSVRILDRRFGETIDLIRKEKLLDESLIIFTADHGEILYRSDSPFQWTHGGLEPEALEIPLMIRAPAGTVLLDYYPNVTRAVDVFPTVAGLSEIKIQTSEKLDGQDLSDAMQGKANPPQLIALACTGLSHPAQGVHNDPYRMGVQAREEDVFYRLLTMPNGLSHMFPFRMGEFQLVTERFNPDNQNHRKMKSQLHEYKDKLTRAYKAPTDESNWDQIREQLRNLGYLN; this is encoded by the coding sequence ATGAACGGACGCAACACTGTTCTTATTTTGCTTGCTATAATCGCGGCCGTTTTCCTGTTCCTGATGAATCTTTCCCCTTCTTCCCGTGACCTGGAATTCCTTCCGCAAAAATCACCCCGTTCTCCGCGATTTGTTCTCTTGTATGCGACCTGTTCTCTGAATAAGGACCTCCTGGCTCCCTATAACGGCTCGGTTCGGTATACGCCGAATCTAAAGTCCTTTGCAAAAGGCTCCACAGTTTTCCTGAAACACGAAAGCGAGTCCGGATTTTCAGGAGCGGGCTATGCCGGTCTTTTCTCCGGAACCTATATGTACAGGCATGGAGTTTATTACCATCCGCAAACCCTGGCGGACAGCAATTACTTGATTGCTGAAGCATTTCAGAAAAACAGCTATGAAACGTTTTTCTGGAACGCTCATACCCTGGCTTCCGCTGAACTGAACTTTGCGCAGGGCGTTCTTTCCCGGAATGTGATCCACCATGATCCAAGAATTGGGGCGTTAACAGCAACGGATCAAAGGTTCATGACCATTTTAAGACGACTTCGATCGCGGAAGACCTACAATGCCTTCCTTCAGGTCAACTTTTCGATGACGCATGCGCCTTATTCGGAAAATTCCAGTATCGCTGTTACAACATCATTTTGCGCAGAGTTTCCTGAAGAATGTAGCGGCGTTTCACGAGAGGATCTGATTCGCTATGTTCCCATCTATGCAAAAAACCATATGGATTTGCAGCTACAATTTGCAGCCACAATTAAATCGCTTGGCCTTGCGCCGGCCGAAGTAAAAAAACTGATCGATGTGGTAAGAGTGACTTATGAGTCGAGCGTTCGCATTCTTGACAGACGTTTTGGAGAGACAATTGATCTGATTCGGAAAGAGAAACTCCTGGATGAAAGCCTGATTATCTTCACGGCTGATCATGGCGAAATACTCTATCGCTCTGATTCTCCGTTTCAGTGGACACATGGGGGCCTGGAGCCGGAGGCGCTGGAAATACCACTGATGATTCGCGCGCCTGCTGGAACCGTGTTGCTCGATTACTATCCGAACGTTACCCGGGCCGTTGATGTGTTTCCAACTGTTGCCGGGCTCAGTGAAATCAAAATTCAGACCAGTGAAAAATTGGACGGCCAGGACCTCTCTGACGCGATGCAAGGAAAGGCAAATCCGCCTCAACTGATCGCGCTTGCTTGCACCGGTCTTTCTCATCCAGCTCAAGGAGTGCATAACGATCCGTACAGAATGGGAGTCCAGGCCAGAGAAGAGGATGTTTTTTACAGGCTGTTGACGATGCCAAACGGTTTATCACACATGTTTCCATTTCGTATGGGAGAGTTTCAGCTTGTCACTGAACGTTTTAATCCTGACAACCAGAATCATCGAAAGATGAAGAGTCAATTGCATGAATACAAAGACAAGCTCACGCGCGCGTATAAAGCTCCGACGGACGAATCGAACTGGGATCAAATTCGTGAGCAACTTCGCAATCTTGGCTATCTGAATTAG
- a CDS encoding GDSL-type esterase/lipase family protein, with the protein MNYRSLFIRVSAIIFGLSLGLGFVVVLKSSRGNNQLPTVHPASNRVQGQITKFIYHQTPFYYPFKARSTHMHTQEPFSEVSEFGARHNSQGFRTPEYTLAHPRDTFRILVLGDSITWGQGVRQEETFPQVLQGLLRQKCPDIHFELIGLGVRGHRLVDNLIKLLVHGQSLKPDLVLIQVCVNDLDFYDYVGISRFQGVTASKIKPVQIQKEIWKEGSLDWTIFSECLEAIGDWSRTNSVPVGFLFFPVVDVGKEGHNFKHYNIQKFPWLTDFEKVIAEVRSRNFPAIFLMDYFREKAGDNFLAVSKTDGHPNVYAHQLAAEAIAPFLYREKLVPFSRSGLQEAGNHWEVEEKLRKQAARDWLQFSASYEKQLEFFKALKKLYPNDPWITMELALVYHGLRRWDEAFQTYLSLTEFAPSFAAPWYHMSLCIQDRAQKKNFLKRMIQIVPDHNLAMQDLIQLYLAENQVAPACALLKRLMEIPQSQELFDRSKDLYEKNRCPERR; encoded by the coding sequence ATGAACTACAGATCTCTTTTTATCCGTGTTTCTGCAATCATTTTTGGTCTATCTCTGGGCCTAGGATTCGTTGTGGTTTTGAAATCCAGTCGCGGAAATAACCAACTCCCAACCGTTCATCCTGCTTCGAATCGAGTTCAAGGCCAGATCACCAAGTTCATTTATCACCAGACCCCATTTTATTATCCATTCAAGGCTAGAAGTACTCACATGCACACCCAAGAACCCTTCAGCGAAGTGTCTGAATTTGGAGCGCGGCACAATTCCCAGGGATTTCGCACCCCGGAATATACTTTGGCCCATCCACGAGATACATTTCGAATTCTGGTTCTGGGAGATTCCATTACGTGGGGGCAGGGCGTTAGGCAGGAAGAGACATTTCCACAGGTTTTGCAAGGATTGCTTCGACAGAAATGTCCGGACATCCATTTTGAATTGATCGGATTGGGCGTTCGCGGTCACAGACTTGTCGATAACCTGATTAAACTTCTTGTTCACGGCCAGTCTCTAAAGCCGGACCTGGTTCTCATTCAGGTCTGTGTGAATGACCTGGACTTCTACGACTACGTAGGCATATCGCGTTTTCAAGGCGTCACTGCCAGTAAGATCAAACCGGTACAAATACAAAAAGAGATATGGAAGGAAGGATCACTGGACTGGACTATATTCTCAGAATGTCTCGAAGCAATTGGCGATTGGTCTCGAACAAATTCAGTACCCGTAGGTTTTCTGTTCTTTCCAGTTGTCGATGTCGGCAAGGAGGGACACAACTTCAAACATTATAACATCCAGAAGTTTCCCTGGCTTACCGATTTTGAAAAAGTCATTGCCGAGGTCCGCTCCCGCAATTTTCCCGCAATTTTTCTTATGGATTACTTTCGAGAGAAAGCAGGAGATAACTTTTTGGCTGTTTCAAAAACGGATGGACATCCCAATGTCTATGCGCATCAATTGGCAGCAGAAGCAATCGCTCCGTTTCTTTACCGCGAAAAGCTTGTGCCATTTTCCAGATCCGGTCTCCAGGAAGCTGGCAATCACTGGGAGGTGGAAGAGAAGCTCCGTAAACAAGCAGCCAGGGACTGGTTACAATTTAGTGCCAGTTACGAAAAACAACTGGAATTCTTCAAGGCCTTAAAAAAACTTTATCCGAACGACCCCTGGATTACTATGGAACTTGCACTTGTCTATCATGGACTGCGGAGATGGGACGAAGCATTCCAAACTTATCTATCACTAACCGAGTTCGCTCCTTCGTTCGCGGCACCATGGTATCATATGTCTCTTTGCATCCAGGATCGCGCACAAAAAAAGAATTTTCTTAAACGAATGATTCAAATAGTGCCTGATCATAATTTGGCCATGCAGGATCTTATCCAGCTTTATCTGGCAGAGAATCAAGTTGCACCTGCGTGCGCCCTTTTGAAACGCCTCATGGAGATCCCTCAGAGTCAGGAACTATTCGATAGAAGTAAAGACTTGTATGAAAAAAACCGGTGTCCTGAGCGCCGGTAA